Proteins encoded within one genomic window of Gemmatimonadota bacterium:
- the mutL gene encoding DNA mismatch repair endonuclease MutL: MPRRVHILPDALANQIAAGEVVERPASVVKELVENALDAAATRVEVSIKNGGKTEIRVSDDGCGMGREDALLSLDRYATSKIAAPEDLKAVRSFGFRGEALPSIASVSRLTLETAEAGGVGSRLRVAAGRILGIEDCARQPGTTVTVSSLFYNVAARAKFLRSSAVETRAVAEVLTRLSLANLSAAFRLDSNGRELVDLPPAAELAARIAALWGDEAAASLVPALGDLNGVTVAGLIERPDAANRGPRRAYLFVGGRPFRDRELVYAAERAYRTTVPLGTRPSLLLYFEVPAGGVDVNVHPSKAEVRFRDRAGVEAAVEAAVRKALGSLESAATLDRHLPLPQIRAASPPPAEAVSGGGASQLALFMPVPEGVDALEILDGPAAAWGAPAAAESAAAGRPAAAPPQASLWQLHSAYILAETRSGLLIIDQHSAHERILFDEMMRGFADGGLTSQRLLFPITLRLSPAEYDTVRDLQPLFAQAGFEIEPFGGRTIIVHAAPNPHPYFSAERCLREMLTELVQGSELTGAARNQHERIAMTFACKAAIKAGQPLSPPEMRELFERLFATELPYHDVHGRPTVVRLSLPELERRFGRHG; this comes from the coding sequence CCGAGATCCGGGTATCGGACGATGGGTGCGGCATGGGCCGCGAGGACGCCCTGCTCTCCCTGGACCGCTACGCCACCAGCAAGATCGCCGCGCCCGAGGACCTGAAGGCTGTGCGCAGCTTCGGCTTCCGGGGCGAAGCACTGCCCTCCATTGCCTCGGTATCCCGGCTAACGCTCGAGACTGCGGAGGCCGGAGGGGTGGGCTCGCGGCTGCGGGTTGCGGCCGGCCGTATCCTGGGCATCGAGGATTGCGCGCGGCAGCCCGGCACGACGGTGACGGTGTCCAGCCTGTTTTACAACGTGGCAGCCCGCGCCAAGTTCCTGCGCTCGAGCGCGGTCGAGACACGGGCAGTGGCGGAAGTCCTCACCAGGCTTTCACTGGCGAACCTGTCGGCCGCGTTCCGCCTCGATTCCAACGGCCGAGAGCTGGTAGACCTCCCGCCTGCCGCGGAGCTGGCCGCGCGCATCGCCGCGCTCTGGGGCGATGAAGCAGCAGCCAGCCTGGTGCCAGCGCTCGGTGACCTGAACGGTGTGACCGTGGCGGGGCTGATCGAGCGGCCTGATGCCGCGAACCGCGGGCCGCGTCGCGCCTACCTCTTCGTGGGCGGCCGCCCGTTCCGGGACCGGGAGCTCGTGTACGCGGCGGAGCGCGCCTATCGCACCACCGTACCCCTCGGCACGCGCCCTTCCTTGCTCCTCTACTTCGAGGTCCCGGCTGGTGGGGTGGATGTGAACGTGCACCCGTCCAAGGCGGAGGTCCGGTTCCGGGACCGGGCGGGTGTCGAGGCTGCAGTCGAGGCGGCCGTGCGCAAGGCACTGGGCTCGCTCGAGAGCGCCGCGACGCTGGACCGCCACCTGCCGCTGCCGCAGATCCGGGCGGCCAGCCCTCCGCCGGCGGAGGCGGTGAGCGGAGGCGGCGCGAGTCAGCTCGCGCTGTTTATGCCTGTCCCGGAGGGCGTGGACGCGCTGGAAATCCTGGATGGGCCCGCTGCCGCTTGGGGGGCGCCTGCGGCAGCCGAATCGGCAGCGGCCGGGCGACCGGCGGCAGCGCCTCCGCAGGCGTCGCTGTGGCAGCTCCACAGCGCTTACATCCTCGCGGAAACGCGCAGCGGGCTGCTGATCATCGACCAGCACTCCGCACACGAGCGGATCCTTTTCGACGAGATGATGCGCGGCTTTGCCGATGGCGGGCTCACCAGCCAGCGGCTGCTCTTCCCCATCACCCTGCGCCTCTCGCCGGCCGAGTACGATACCGTGCGCGACCTGCAACCTCTCTTTGCCCAGGCCGGCTTCGAGATCGAGCCGTTCGGCGGCCGCACCATCATCGTGCACGCCGCACCAAACCCGCACCCCTACTTCAGCGCCGAGCGCTGCCTTCGCGAGATGCTGACCGAGCTGGTGCAGGGAAGCGAATTGACTGGCGCGGCGCGCAACCAGCACGAGCGCATTGCCATGACCTTCGCCTGCAAGGCGGCCATCAAGGCAGGTCAGCCGCTCTCGCCGCCCGAGATGCGCGAGCTGTTCGAGCGGCTCTTCGCCACCGAGCTTCCTTACCACGACGTGCACGGCCGGCCGACCGTGGTCCGCCTCTCACTCCCCGAGCTCGAGCGCCGGTTCGGAAGGCATGGTTAG